The DNA region GAAGAAGTCGGTCAGCAGGTGGCCGCACACGTCCGCCATCACGCCGCCGGTGACTTCCGAGCGGTGGTTGAGCCGCGCGTCGCTAAGCAGCCGGTAGAGCGAATCGACGGCGCCCGCCTTCGGGTCGGGGGCGCCGTACACCACGCGCGGGATCCGCGCCTGCACGATCGCCCCGGCGCACATCGGGCAGGGCTCGAGCGTGACGTACAGCGTGCATCCCTCGAGCCGCCAGTCGCCCACGGTAGCGGCCGCCTGGGTGATGGCGATCAGCTCGGCGTGGGCCGTTGGGTCGCGGAGCTGTTCGCGCTGGTTGTGGGCCGCCGCGATGACGCGGCCGTCGCGGACGATCACCGCGCCGATGGGCGCCTCGTCCTCCTCAGCGGCCCGACGGGCCTCCTCGATCGCCTTGCGGAGAAAAAACTGGTCATTTTCTGGCGAACCGGCCGTATCCATGTTCCGTACCTTCAATCGCGAGCAACCGCAGGGGACGCCGCCGCCAGCCAACGGGCTGGGCCCCGTCAGAGCAGCTGAGTCAGAGTAACTAAAACGGGGCAGCAGAGTCGATGTGTTGTTCGTGGCACGCCGACGGGGCGTAGTCCGTCGGCTATTGGCTGCTGTCCGATGCTTGCAACGCTTCGCGCCCCGCTCATCAGCGGAGTGTATGTTAAGAGAGAGGTTGCGGGAAACAGCCCCGCGTCAGCCGCACCCCGCCGGTACAATCGATCGGATGAGAATGTTCCTACCCACCAACCCGCGGTTCTGGGCCCTGCTGGCCGTGGGCTACTGGCTGTCGCTGCTGGTGGCCACGCACCTCCCCGCAGACCTCGCCCCCGCGCACGCGGGCTCCTGGGACAAGGTGGCCCACACCGTCGGGTTCGGGCTGCTGGCGCTGTTCTGCGGCATCGCATGGCGGCTGGTTGCCGGCGCCCTCGGGCTGCGGGAATCCGCAGCAATCCTGCTTACGCTGTCGATCTACGCGGCCATCGACGAATGCACCCAACCCTGGTTCGGCCGCAACTGCGACCCCCTCGACTGGGCCGCCGACATGGCGGGGGCATCTGCGGGACTCGCCGCAGCGATGGTGCTAATCGCCGTCGTCCGCCGCCCCCGCCGCCGCGCCCGACCCACCCCAACGCCGCCGACCGTTCATAGCAGCGGGGAAGAGTTCGCCGTCGGGGCCAACTAGCCGGCGGTCAAAACCCCCGGGCCGGCATCTGCGCCCGGGATCCGGGATCCTCTCGGCGACCTGCATCCCATGCGCGCGTTGATCGCACTGGGACGCC from Pirellulimonas nuda includes:
- the tadA gene encoding tRNA adenosine(34) deaminase TadA is translated as MDTAGSPENDQFFLRKAIEEARRAAEEDEAPIGAVIVRDGRVIAAAHNQREQLRDPTAHAELIAITQAAATVGDWRLEGCTLYVTLEPCPMCAGAIVQARIPRVVYGAPDPKAGAVDSLYRLLSDARLNHRSEVTGGVMADVCGHLLTDFFAAKRRASKK
- a CDS encoding VanZ family protein → MFLPTNPRFWALLAVGYWLSLLVATHLPADLAPAHAGSWDKVAHTVGFGLLALFCGIAWRLVAGALGLRESAAILLTLSIYAAIDECTQPWFGRNCDPLDWAADMAGASAGLAAAMVLIAVVRRPRRRARPTPTPPTVHSSGEEFAVGAN